One Ictalurus furcatus strain D&B chromosome 7, Billie_1.0, whole genome shotgun sequence genomic window, TTTGCttacatattcatttatttctttgcaaataTACTATTCTATTTTTctataaaaggtttttttttatgcaattcTTCTTTTCTCGCTctctgtatgtatttatgtgtgaaTGCTGAGCATAGTATCCCAGCTTGTTACAGAAGAGTTTGCAGAGATGTCACAGAAGTTGGAAATGGAGCAAGGACTCAGGCATCATGCTGAAGAGTTTGCGCAACAGGTAGTTCTACCAAAGTAGGGGATTTTCCTTAAGGCAAATGTTGTGGTAATACATATTATGAACAATGTTTAGAGGATTTAGAGGATTTCTTTCTCTTAGAAATACAAATGCATTTACACCTGCCTCTACTTATCCTACTTATTGTAGGATaaacacagtggtggtcagGAGGAAAGGGTCAGACCAACCATTAGTACGCCTGGTCAATAAATGTGTATTAGGAACAGACAACATGTTGTCTGTCATTCAGCTAAGTATGAGTAGACAAGAGGCAAGATGTCTTTTTCCCAATTTCCCCCTATTTCAGCAACAACCcttttgttttgtgtatattgggataatggaaaacacacacacacacacatacacacacacaggctgcaacttgtttttattaatgccAGCTGTTCTGGCATTTATCCTCTATGTGAGCATCTCAGCACAGAACACTACCTTGcgttcacccacacacacccctccgcAATAATTAGTACCCATCAAGATGGCAGTTTGTAAACTGAAGCTTTTTAGCCCCCTGTCCTTGGCTGACACTTTATATCCGCCACCATTATTGTTGCCTTTGTCCATATTGTTCACCATTGGCAGATGGCATAATGAAGGCCTTGCAGGGGGGAATTTCACCTGTGAAAGGGACCCCTACTGTTTACACCCCACTCAGTCTCACTCTCAATGGCCCACCACACACTAAACAGCTTAAATGAGGCTCTTTATTGCTAGTCCTGTCCATTTATGTGTTTTACCCTGTTTTCAAAACACATTCATTTCCTTATTTGAATTTCTGTTACAAAGAGTCTAATGAAGGCCTAACCCAAACAGAAAGTAAATGCAGGCTTGTCTTCATACAAAGAGCTGCAACTATTCACTTGTCAAATCCAGGCTTTTTTGGTCTAATTGCGATGCTGTTGGTGATCACTGGTTGAACTCTGGTGGCTACATAGTGAACCAAGAGCTCTTCATACATGCGAGAAGTGAAAGTTATGATCTGAAACCAAAACAGATTCACTTCCAGGGTCTTCTTCTGGTTCCTGGTTTTTAACTGTATGACACGAATCATTGAAGGACATGTGAATTGTGAAGGTGGAGTCAGAGATGTTTCAATGATTTGGTGatagaaattattttttttaatcaagtgtCTTTGTTTAACAAAACCCTAAATAATTACTGGCTTCATGTGCACAATCAATAACCCAATAGTTGGTTTGAATACTGGATTGTGGGCAGGGTCATATATTAGTAGATGATATATACTGAAAACAAGCCATAATTCATCTTTTGAATGTTTATGATTGAGGTCGACCCAATAATTGTTCTTGTTAAACTTTTGTTCCCTGAAATCAAAAGGGACAtcaatttgatttattatttcaaGAGCTAACGGACTGTTTAATTGGGAACGGGTGAGTATAGGTGCTGGTGAAGCAGAAGGACAGCCAGAGGCAGAGCCTGGCCCTGGTACAAAATGAAGAGGTTGATGCACAGCTTCAGCAAGCCCTTGAGCAGGTGGCTCAGCTCAGCAAAGCACTGGAGGAGATACGACTGCATCAACaacaccaggtgtgtgtgtgtgtgtgtgtgtgtgtgtgagagagagagagagagagagagatagagagagagaggggggaggtaAAATTACCCAAATTCTTTGCTTAATTAAAAGTGCAATTACTCTTCTAAAGTAGAAAAATACTCTGGTAAAAGTTGAATCGTGATTTATTGGCCAATGACATTAGCGTATCCAAAGAATTCGACTCTGCCATTGAGCTTGCTGTTGTGCTTATAGTCATTAAACATTACagcagaaaaggaaaaggaCAACACTTGTAATATAACACAGATTTTAAATGCAACTATTACATATAACTATTGCAATGTAAGTAAAACAAGAATATGTCACAGAGAAGGTTGCACAGACAAATATTGCACACAAAAGTTGGTGCATCTTGAGCACAAAGCACAATGCCGTCTGTGAATCAGTCATCATGTTTGTGAGACAATGAAATGTAGTACAGGGAAGTACAGTTTCAGATTCTTTATTCAAGTTAAAATAGAAAAGTAAAATCTTACATTTACTAAAATATGGAATTAAAAATTCAACCAAAAAAGATGTCTGCCTCAAATCACACAGTAATTTTAATTACTGATGGTAAATTAGTGCCTCTAAGGACATGGCAAAACATTAGCTAAGACTACCAACAGGTTTATTCCTAATCTcttaaatgttagctagcaagaTAATAACGCTGATGATGGGATAGTGTTTGAAAATAcatataatagtataatatattataatataataatagtcAAAAGAAAGTGCACAGCCATGTACTTAAATACAGTAACACCATTTAACAGTACAGTAAAGTCATTGAACTTTGTTACTTCCCACCTATGGTGTACATAGTGTGTCTGAGTTTGTGTATGCTTGTGTGGAGGAGCACATGGGCAATGTCGGTTTACAAAAGCAGAAATGATCAGAAATGATTCACTTGTATCTTTATCCTAACTGCCCTCCTGGATTGTGGTTCTTTCTTGTAGAGAAGTCAGTCTCAGGCAGTAATGGAGGAGTTTAATGCTCTTACTGAGCTGCAGATGGTCAAAGCTCAGCTAGAGACCAACATAAAGGAGAGGATGAAGATAGAGAATCATTTGAGAGACTCGCAAAACACTGTGACAGAACTGCAGGAGGAAGGTGAGGCCAACTGTGCTGTGTTAACATTAGTGTAATTAGTTCAGACAAATTTCCTGTCAGAAGAAGGAGGATTTAATGTTACAtgacataattaaataaataatttattaatatgttCTCAGTTAAGCAGCTTCAGGATATGCTGAAAACGGTCACAATGAATCCTCTTATTGAATCTGGCCTATCAAATGAAGAGAATGTCACTCCAGCACCACTTTCTTCAACTCCTTTTCCTCCactccctcctcctccaccaccaccacctcctcctcctcctgtgcTCTGCACAAGTCCTATTGAGTAAGATCCAAATGACAATTTTCACCATTATCatgacatgtacagtatacataaCAAGCACAATACAGAACCCTGTGAAAAGACCTAAGACAGtatgataaatatattgatgtaTGCCTCCAGCCCGTTGGATGctttgaggaacagaaagaaAGTTGGAAACAATACCACTGACTTGAAGAGTAAGAGCTATATGTGTATCTATGTCTCCATTATACAAAATCTGTACTTTGCAGGGATGAATTTGACTCACTTCTGGTCTGCCATTTTGTTATCACAGAGCCTGCAATGTCTGTAGATGTGAAAGCCAGGGCAGTGGATGAAATGATGGAGAGAATTAAGAAAGGGATTGTACTGAAACCCACCCAGAAACCCCCACAGGTAAATAGATTCAAAGCAACtgtgttatattttttaaaacctcaGATCTAAATGAGGGGAAATTATTGTTTAAtatcacttttcttttttcccccttacaGGCTGGCTTGGATGAAGACTCATGGAAGGTTAGTGTTTATTGAATTATAACTCTTAGACTTACATACAAAATACATATAAGTGTATGTTAATGGTACATTTTTCAAAAGCAGTTTGTAAATAAGATGTGTggaaaatttaaagaaaaaacaatacaaagtcTTTGAGTTTACTGAGACTACAGTCTATCTGTGTACTTTTTCAGTATACATACTGTCTGTACCAAATACTAAGCTTTTAAAGTAACAAGTAACTGCCATTATAAATCCTTGAATCTAGTGCTAATAGAGTTGTGTTGCAAGATAATAAGATATGTTTTTTGTCATAGGATCAAAGAAGTGAGAAGAGGAAATCTGCTGTCCTTGAGTTGCAGGGAATACTGGTAAATAGTGTCGTCCTTTTAAAGCCATCCACTTTTAGATTTCACAATTTCACAATTCCTTAACTTGCAATTACTATGCAATTCTGAATTTCATTTCCATGAAATGACTGTGATAAGAACTGATATTAGTTAACCTTTAGTTAGCTCTATAAACCTAAATAAACTCATCGGTTACTTTaaaaggaacacctgtacacctgctcatttattcggttatccaatcagccaatcatgtggcagcagcacaatgcataaaatcatgcagacaaAAGTCTAGAGCTTcagctaatgttcacatcaaacatcagaatggagaaaaggtgtgatctctgtgaccttaactgtggcatggttgttggtgccagatgggctggtttgagtttttcagaaactgctgatctcctgagatctTTACAAAACAGTCTCTaatgtttacacagaatggtgcaacaaacaaaaacaacctgtGAGTGAaaggtctgcaggctgaaatacCTTGTTGGTGAGAgaaatcagaggagaatgaccataAAAAGCTGTTGAACTGtatctgcatttttattttatttatttattttttttgctttgcactgctgcaacatgattggctgattagataactgcatgaatgggcaggtgtacaggtgtttctaataCAGTGGACAGTCAGTGTATGTTCTTTTAGTAGAGCACTACCTATTCTTTAGTTCTTAAGTAGTTGTTTTTGTGGTGATCTAACTCGACTGACGGATTATCACTCAGGACACCATAAAAAAACCAGGACCCAAAAGGATGGCATCCAGGAAGAGGATTAGTCGTAATGTAGGGGAGGCGGAGCTGCTGATGGTCTTGCAGAGGAGAAGGCGGGCAATTGGGGATGATAAAGACTCCCTACCTCCTGCAGCTCAGGGTAAAAGTTTTTCATTTGGATCCAGTGCTCagttataaaaaacaaaacaaaacaaaacaataaacaagcctttatttaaatttgttatTCCCTTCATCTCAGTTAATCTTTGGGTGACatgaatttttctttcttccatcaTCAATCTACCACCAatatttgtagaaaaaaaatggatagCTTATAGAGGCactatttaaatgtgtgtgtgtgtgtgtgtgtgtccccggAGTTGAGATATGCCATTAGAATAATCTGAATTATCCAGAAAGGAAACTGTGCAcaattgtaaaaatgtacaggCGTTGTCATATTTAGAAGTTATCATAGGGAATAAGGAGCAGGTTGTGTCAGGTCCTATTGTTACGTTAAACATATAAACTCCAATGAATTGAAATAATTGTAACTGTGCCTGGAGTGAACATTCATACAGCTTTAGTATTAGTACTCATGGTTCCTGTAATTGCTGTCCATCCAATACTGTAGATCCACATCCTGCATCCACAATCACAAGCTCCTCAAATTGGCTAGCAGAGAGTGGGAATTCTCCTGTCCTGCGGAGGCTGAAGCAGAACCGGGAAAATAGAAACTCACGCATAAGAGCATCAGAATGTATCATCTGGGAAGACAAGTGAAGATAAAGGGAGTTGATGATGTCTCTTGTCTTTACATTGTTATTAATACGATGATCACATAAGAGTTGGAACCTAAATAAATTTAACATAAATTAAGTTGGAACCTATAGTACCCCCTGAAACTGTTGGAACTGCAAAgctaattaatttgttttttgctgAAGACTGAgcttttgggtttgagatcaaaagatgaatatgagaaaagtgtttagaatttcagctttaatttcctggtatttatatgtagatgagTTAAATGACacagaacatagcacattttgtattgaACCACACAATTTGTAGACGAGCAAACATATAGGaatatgtgactgacaggtgttttttGTTACCCAGGTGTTTCCTGTTAGATCGattgtataaacaataaatagctctgataAGCAGCTACTCTTGGTTTTGCCTatagtttcacctgtgaaggctacatttttgttaaaatgatAAGCCAACATGTATATAGGAGAAATACAGGCCATTTTGAAGATGAGAAAatagggaaaatcaatcagaggcaatGTACAAGCATTGGCcacagccaatacaacaatttagaatgtcctgaaaaagaaagagcaacagacactgaatgggtcggccaaggaaaacaacaacagctgatgacagaaaaatTGCGAGCGCTGTgaggaaaaacccaaaaacaacagtcagtgacatgaccacaatccactgttcgaagaagacttcagaAATATAGAAGCAAACTAGAAATATAGAAGCAGAGAAGAAATATCGAGTTCGtactacaagatgcaaaccactcatcagcagtaagaatctgaaagccagattggacgttgcaaagaaatacagagatgagccataaaggttctggaaccaagattaacctctaccaaagtgatggaaaggccaaagtgtggagaaagaaaggatctactcatgattcaaaacatacaatctgtgaaacatggtggaggtagtggcatgacttgcatggctgcttctggaacaggctcactaatctgtattgatgatgtaacttatgattgtagcagcagaatgaattcaaaagtttgcaggaacattttgtctgcccatttacagagaaatacatccaaattaatcaggaggaacttcatcatgcagcaagacaatgacccaaaacacaccatCAACTCAACAATGGACTTCATCAGAGGGAAAAAGGTGTAAAGTTTTacactggccaagtcaatcatcaGATCTTAACcaaattgagcatgcatttcacttccttaagaggagactgaagggagaaaccccccaaaacaaacaattgaaagaggctgcagtaaaagcctagAAAAGGATCACAGAAGatgaaaccaacaatttggcgATATCAATTTGTTGCAGGCTTGATTGTAATTGTAGTTATTGCAAGGAagtgatatgcaaccaaatattaagtgttatttactttcatttacttatctgttcctatacttttgctcacttaaaaattgggtggtctgatgcaaagggttctatgttttatgttgtttaacacatctagatgtaaatatcaggaaataaaagctgaaatcctaaactcttgtctcatatccatcttttgatctgaaaccaaaatgtctttggtgtatagcagaaaaaaaatgattggccttgttgttccaatagtttcagaggggactataaataaagtttcatgTGTGTATGCTGAAGATTATTTGTCATTAAAGATTTAAAAGATCAAATACACTGAACCTTTAGAAAAtaattttcattatttgttATCATTAATCATTTGAAATAAGATGTTATGGTGTTGAACATAGTCCTCAATTACCAATTTTCAAAGTAAAATTGAAAGCAAGTATTCAGTTTATATTTGAATTGACGATGTATCAGTTTTATCAATAAACCAGAAACTTTCAAGGGACCATTCAGAatgattaatgaataaatgaaagataCTTATTGTTCAGTATATTTATGAATATGTCGTTATTTTCTTCTGTTCCTTGCTAGATTTGTGCACTTCTAAGAAATGAGTGATTCTGCGAGGTGtcatcactctttctctcttcatctctcaatattctctatgtgtgtgtttttaaaagccTCTAGGCGAGTTCATTCGAGCATCAAGAAGATGGGGAGAGGtgctattttttctctctctccacaccaTCATACTGGTATTCTTTGCTAAAAGCATTTAAGTGGAAAGGAATTATTTGCACTGTAGTAGCTCTTGGCTTTCTGCTTTTAAACTCAATTTATTCTATAAGAGTTCTTTGCACCCCCTTGAGAGAGCCCTTTATCTAGCGAACATTATAAAGAATTTATATCTCAAACCAGAAACTGTAAGGTGTCTGAtttatctgtgtatgtgtgtgtgtgtgtgtgtatgttggggGTGGTTATGGATGTGTGATTTAGATGAGGGTGACATGGTGGCACAGTAGGTAGTAGTGAGACATTGCCACCTCGCAGCTCCAGAGTCCATAGTTTCATCCTGAACTCAGGTTATTGTCTGTAttgagtttttgtgctttagttcatgtctgtgtgggttttctctCCCTGACCAAAAACAGAAGGTGGATTTGCTATGCCATACCACCCCTAGTGTAAATAAGTGTTCATGTGGACTGCCATACCATTCAAGGTTTCAAGGTTCAAGCACAAAatctgaataaatgaatgaatggtgtaGATCAGGGTTTTCCAACCAGAGATTCGTCGTGCATTGCGGGAAGTTATTGAAACTGTGATGGAAATGTCAATGACATGTTACCTTAAATCTTTATAATGCACATTTTTCCAAGTAAAAcactaaatgaattaaaaccaTTAATATTGTAGCATTTTATTGTACCCTCATACGTAAAAAGCAATAGAAGTTGAGTTACCCTTGggtcatatatcatatatcacaATATACAGAATATCCCAATAGTCTCCATACATATGGAAAATTAACACTTTAGCAAAATGacttccaaattttttttttttaaatacttcatttatattagatttttttttacagttagcctttaagaatgcctttgacaaatgtagaatgtattgaaatcattctcatggcttggatcgggaagctgtcgcaaggttgcaatGTGTTTTAACAGgtaacatggcgagcacatcacacaccacactgttgccaaacttattaacaaattcaaaaagactgaaatGTTTGCAAaccaactgagaagtggacgtccactgacatccactgatgaaggcacaaccggTGAGGGCATACAGAGTTCTGTATGTAtgcagacttttgggacaccctgtagttctTAGCATGTAAGAGTTAAACATAAATTACAGTATTAAATTGCTTACAGTTCTGTAAAAAGTACAATGAGaagaatttaaaatttgaaTTTACATGCATGGACAGTGACATTAAGGCTCATCCCTTTCCCAAGTGTGATCCGGTATATTTGAACactctgctgaaaaacaaacaggcaatagaaaccctcatagaatttgtaatgattttaatggttaaaatgggaattatattggtttttatggaaaatgtaagggtctctactggtaatttgttgacTTCTACTGGTGGATACAATTAAgtaccaataatggtaatagtaatgcttttaatggttagctaatggtttgtaatggtatttgtagtggaaaccattggAATTTCTGTGACcgtttctgggggtttttttcagcatggcAGTTTTCTAATTAAACTATGAAGCCAGCATTcttaaaaatacatttggaaacagaacatgaaaacctggacatgaaacaaaacaaactttttcaACAGGCAAATGTTTCACTTTTCGCTTCACTCCAGGAACAGGCTTATCTCTAGGGGTAATAATTCAGGTTTAAGTGGTTCAGCtgagaaaaaaacatatttgggaacccctgatgtAGCTATAGATAAGTGTGggagttaaaaaaagaagaagaaaataaaaaataaaagcaaaatgtCTCAAGGGGACCCTtctggaaaaaaacccaaaaccaatagaaaccatcacataaATGCTAATCgcttccactacaaataccattacaaaccatcagctaaccattacaaccattaccattaacattgctggtccttaatggtatccactagacataacatgcctcCAATATATGTcaacacattaccagtagaCACCCACAGTGACCAGTAcagttttcattaaaaccaatacgattcccattataaccattaaaccattctctccttctgtcgggCTACACATGATATTAAGGcaagtgatcctgaccctttctgctctccggacctgcctgatccatcctgatgtcctacctctggttggagctctcatcaactggaggctacgttctgccactgaggacgaccccaagcaatgcagcctggagattgctgaggatggtgccactTGAAgtccatggaaatggttttggacctcaatttcacatgaaCAGTTGCACTGTGGTGCTGGAACTATGGTTGCTGgtcttaggactgcaattatcTCATACAATTTTGCAACCAaatctcctttagtgaacagtggattagttcaacaaCACAGACTTCATAAAAAAACATAACGAAATTTCTtatactttcacactatccgttgttacccagatgaggatgggttcccttttgagtctggttcctctcaaggtttcttcctcatatcatgtTAGGGAGTTTTTACTTGCTACCATCGCCACCGGCTTACTCATTagtgataaattcacacacttaaaatctgtatcaagtgtttacatgtttctgtaaagcttatttgagacaatgtctattgtaaaaagcactgtacaaataaaactgaattgaattaaattaaaaccattacgaattttatgagggtttctgttgtttcttttttcagcaggggagACAAGCTACAGACAGTATCAGCATGGTTGTGCAGTGTAATATCTCCTCCAGCCAGAAGTGGCGCTGTGGCTTCTCCTCTGCACTGTCGCGTTTTCTTCCTGACCTCTCGCTGAGGACTGAGGAAACGCTGGGTGAACTTTGCCCGCTTCAGTTTTTAGCGTATTGCCAAATCGCgctgttttgtttacatttttttgtatttattcgAAGtgttttatcatatttttttttttaaaaagatgtggtttatttatttactaagcTGGGTGTCCTTGTTAATACAGGTGTCCTTTGTTACCCTCGCTATTGGTAAGTTGATATTTGGGGACTTGTGGAAGTTGCAGGCTGCTAGCTAACCGGTGAGCTAAGCATTTAGCCGGCTATCTATTCTTCTgataaattaatataatttatataataaattgaTTTAATATAATTCAACACTCTACATTATAGTGATCTAAAACATTTCCGCATGTCATACACGCAGTCTGTAGAGTCCCTAGTGTAACGAGTTAGATGGTATTTAACATAATCTCACTCTCCATAGCTTATTAGCTAAATCTTACACGTTATAGCTATCATTAGTGAACAATAGATAACAGTAACGTCTAGAAAACCTACCGCTTTATACGATTTAATTTCTTAACATGCTAGCATAGAAAACTCGTGTTCTATCATACAGTTGTTGTGATCACTGaattcagtttactgtttcatCCATAACTGGgtctacattttattttaatgaactgtTAACATAACTATGGCCTGTGTGTAGTTTGATTGAGAGAGTTCTCCGCGGTTAAACGGTGCTAAAAGTGTGTTTAGAAACGCCAGAGAGGCAGGGAAGCTGACTTGTCCACGTAGGCAGATCTGTCACTCAACACGTATCCTACCTGAAGATTTAGTTTTCCTGCTCGAGCTCCACCCTTTGGCAAGAATGAGCTAATGatcatatgaaaatgtaatatgtGTGACGGACTGCTAAAACAATTCACATATTTTTGCATCTAATAAATACACTGtatggacaaaagtttgtggacacttgacagTCACACCAATATGTGCTCCTTTCCCAGAGTTGGAACGAGTTTATCGATAACCAATTAATCAACCAATATTTCTTACTTAAATATTGCTtaactttattacatttacatttatggaatttggcagacgcccttctCCAGAtcgacttacgtttatctcatttatacaactgagcagttgagggttaagggccttgcttgagggcccagcagtggcagcttggttgTACTGGGATTAgaacttctgatcagtagtcgaacatcttaaccactgagcctgCCTTGCCCCTCGCTCCTTGCCCCTCGCTCCTTGCCCCTCGCTCCTTGCCCCTCGCTCCTTGCCCCTCGCTCCTTGCCCCTCGCTCCTTGCCCCTCGCTCCTTGCCCCTCGCTCTGCccttattacaaaataaacagtactgactaccatgaaaatgtactgtacttttgttaaaatgaaataaatattaatatattaactattaataaatattaaagtaaatcaaAGATATACCTCCAGACTGAACCAacaagtaacactccaaataacaaataaaaatagagacaaaatgaataaaaaaaaaaaaaacacttcaaataacacacgaaaatttgtcagtgatgagTTTTTATTGCATCTCTAAAGGTcgctcttgtactgtataatgatagCGGACATTTCTCGGATGCAACAGatgcaaccgggaaaaactatcagtgtggatttttgcagataaccgatagttctagCGGTCGATTATCAGTGTGGATTAATTTGCAAAACCCATCAATCGGTCGGCTTCTTgatagaagcacacaattgtatgagatgtctatgtctgctgtggcattacaatttcccttcactggaactaaaaggcccaaacctgttccagcatgaccgtGTCcgtgtgcacaaagcgagctccatgaagacgtggtttgccaaagttggtgacctcaaccccactgaacaccattgGGATTAATTAAAATGCCAACTGTGTGCAAAGCCTCTTCGAATGACATCAGCGCCAGACATGACTAATGCTGTTGTagttgaatgagcacaaatcaaAACAACTACAATCCgaaatctactggaaagccttTGTCCGGAAGAGTAGAGGTCattgtaacagcaaaggaggacttAATCTGGACTGGGGTGTTCAAAAAgcaaatatgggtgtgatgatcaggtgtccacaaacttttggccatatagcgtatACTTCAGAAAACTAAAGACTTTtcttgaactgaaatatgtttctcttttgcatgtatctcaaccaGAAATAAAGTTCTTATGTTTTAAAATCAGGTTACCTCAAAAAGATGTCAAATCCGGTTACCTTTAAAATCGTATgtaaagatttcattccaaaTCCAGTGAACGACACCAGGCTTACATCTACATCCATAACCTAATGTACTTATGGAAAAACAGCATTGGTGAAATTATAAAGATTTATAAATGTACAATGAGACATGAGTtctcactttgattatcagcatcatccacatcagtcttTGTCTCATCACCTGAGCTAAAATCACTCAGCATTTAAACACGAGCATCATCGTCGTCTCATCCGTCTTATCTCTGTTCACGCTAATGCCAGCCAGGAAATAATCACTTATTTCAGTCATTCTGATAGATTTCTTGTTTACATAATTTTATtaggtcatttaaacatttaaaatgtgtgtcaatgtgctgttttttcttcattcttttcctCATTCCCACTTTGAAGACattgtgatatttatttatgtatatacacagtatgttAGAATTACAAACTAATTGGAAGCAGCAGAGGGTAAATAAATCTTTACAATgttagttttttatttcttctttttagtGTTGCATGTTAAATTTTtgtagcttttatttatttattttttaaaaagtatgctTACTATTTTTTCACAAAAGTACTACAGTTTTGCTGGAAGTTTCTTGCCAAACATGTATATAATTATTTCTATCGTAGATATGTCTTAGAGAAGCATATGATATTTTTGCTATGTCACTCATCCTTAGTTGGCTCTTGCTTCAAAAGTCCATGAGGCTGTTGGTTTTGGTTTTCATAGTGTAGTTTATTTATATCACACATTGTTTTCCACTCCCCAGTGAAATTCTGCTCGATAAAAGCCCATACATTTTTGTTTCGT contains:
- the shtn2 gene encoding shootin-1 yields the protein MWSSGTDFRNLDSEDESVLSSEEEQDIQCEILEKQRDEANQRLSQMEEASTQLLKEINLLEIQFQIERSCRENAEAVAVKVTKENKALKRKSQALLPLIPELPENLATLNLDLEDDSASDFNTSVELAEDPLLKSQAQIRELQSSVDQLLGEKMQLCEQVEVLKKEKEELKEQLAMEVQEKEAILRKLTKQSRTVDKMKRVSQLVTEEFAEMSQKLEMEQGLRHHAEEFAQQVLVKQKDSQRQSLALVQNEEVDAQLQQALEQVAQLSKALEEIRLHQQHQRSQSQAVMEEFNALTELQMVKAQLETNIKERMKIENHLRDSQNTVTELQEEVKQLQDMLKTVTMNPLIESGLSNEENVTPAPLSSTPFPPLPPPPPPPPPPPPVLCTSPIDPLDALRNRKKVGNNTTDLKKPAMSVDVKARAVDEMMERIKKGIVLKPTQKPPQAGLDEDSWKDQRSEKRKSAVLELQGILDTIKKPGPKRMASRKRISRNVGEAELLMVLQRRRRAIGDDKDSLPPAAQDPHPASTITSSSNWLAESGNSPVLRRLKQNRENRNSRIRASECIIWEDK